From one Sciurus carolinensis chromosome 9, mSciCar1.2, whole genome shotgun sequence genomic stretch:
- the Iqcf6 gene encoding IQ domain-containing protein F6 isoform X2: MDTQTVSKAAIKIQSWWRGNMVRRTLLHAALRAWVIQCWWRSMQAKMLEQRRRLALKLYTCQEWAVVKVQAQVRMWQARRRFLQARQAACIIQSHWRWHASQTRGLIRGRYEVRASRLELDIEILMT; the protein is encoded by the exons ATGGACACACAAACTGTGAGT AAGGCAGCCATAAAGATTCAGTCATGGTGGCGTGGCAACATGGTGCGCCGGACACTACTGCATGCAGCACTCAGGGCCTGGGTCATCCAGTGCTGGTGGAGGTCGATGCAGGCCAAGATGTTGGAACAAAGAAGGCGCCTGGCACTAAAACTCTACACCTGCCAGGAGTGGGCAGTGGTGAAGGTGCAGGCACAGGTTCGAATGTGGCAGGCCCGCAGACGCTTCCTCCAGGCACGCCAAGCAGCCTGCATCATCCAGTCTCACTGGCGCTGGCATGCCAGCCAAACCCGAGGCCTGATCCGGGGCCGCTATGAAGTCAGAGCCAGCCGGCTGGAGCTTGACATCGAAATCCTCATGACCTAG
- the Iqcf6 gene encoding IQ domain-containing protein F6 isoform X1 — protein MDTQTVSADLPEDICLLDNEQCQKKAAIKIQSWWRGNMVRRTLLHAALRAWVIQCWWRSMQAKMLEQRRRLALKLYTCQEWAVVKVQAQVRMWQARRRFLQARQAACIIQSHWRWHASQTRGLIRGRYEVRASRLELDIEILMT, from the exons ATGGACACACAAACTGTGAGTGCGGACCTTCCAGAAGACATCTGCCTGTTAGATAATGAGCAGTGTCAAAAG AAGGCAGCCATAAAGATTCAGTCATGGTGGCGTGGCAACATGGTGCGCCGGACACTACTGCATGCAGCACTCAGGGCCTGGGTCATCCAGTGCTGGTGGAGGTCGATGCAGGCCAAGATGTTGGAACAAAGAAGGCGCCTGGCACTAAAACTCTACACCTGCCAGGAGTGGGCAGTGGTGAAGGTGCAGGCACAGGTTCGAATGTGGCAGGCCCGCAGACGCTTCCTCCAGGCACGCCAAGCAGCCTGCATCATCCAGTCTCACTGGCGCTGGCATGCCAGCCAAACCCGAGGCCTGATCCGGGGCCGCTATGAAGTCAGAGCCAGCCGGCTGGAGCTTGACATCGAAATCCTCATGACCTAG